The proteins below come from a single Chryseobacterium sp. MA9 genomic window:
- a CDS encoding glycoside hydrolase family 99 protein, producing the protein MNYCNRFLLLLVFILFFSKSFAQQSSSRDKVQIFYYGWYGNPATDGSYQHWNHEILPHWSNPKWNNLGHHKGGDDIGANFYPSLGNYSSNDVKIIEKHMKMIQESGVGVVVVSWLGKDSFTDKSLMKYLDIADRFDLKIAFHIEPFYKNTSELKEQLSYLIKTYSHHHAFYKKEGKPLFYVYDSYKIPKEEWAEILSKNGEQTVRNTDLDALYIGLWVEKDDAKFFDSAGFDGFYTYFASEGFVYGSTTANWDFMANYAKDHHLIFIPCVGPGYSDTRIRPWNEANFKNRDNGKYYEKMFDAAIRVNPDFIGITSFNEWHEGTQIEPAIPKKSGDFKYEDYGKDPLFYIKETKRLTDKFLKKK; encoded by the coding sequence ATGAATTATTGTAACCGTTTTCTGTTATTATTGGTGTTTATATTATTTTTCTCGAAAAGCTTTGCTCAGCAGAGCAGCTCAAGAGATAAAGTCCAGATCTTCTATTATGGATGGTACGGAAATCCTGCAACAGATGGAAGTTATCAGCATTGGAACCATGAAATCCTTCCTCATTGGAGTAATCCGAAATGGAACAATCTGGGACACCACAAAGGTGGAGATGATATCGGGGCTAATTTTTATCCTTCACTTGGAAATTACAGCTCCAATGATGTAAAGATCATTGAAAAACACATGAAAATGATTCAGGAATCCGGAGTTGGAGTGGTGGTTGTAAGCTGGCTGGGAAAAGATTCATTCACGGATAAAAGTCTTATGAAATATCTGGATATTGCTGATCGCTTTGATTTAAAAATTGCATTTCACATTGAGCCGTTTTATAAAAATACTTCAGAATTAAAGGAACAGCTTTCTTATCTTATAAAAACTTATTCCCATCATCATGCTTTCTATAAAAAAGAAGGAAAACCTCTGTTTTATGTATATGACAGTTATAAAATTCCTAAAGAAGAATGGGCTGAAATATTATCCAAAAACGGAGAACAAACAGTCAGGAATACAGATTTAGATGCGCTTTATATTGGACTTTGGGTTGAAAAAGATGATGCGAAATTTTTTGATTCAGCAGGCTTTGACGGTTTCTATACCTATTTTGCCAGCGAAGGTTTTGTATATGGAAGTACAACTGCTAATTGGGATTTCATGGCCAACTATGCTAAAGACCACCATCTGATTTTTATTCCTTGCGTAGGACCAGGTTATTCCGATACAAGAATACGTCCATGGAACGAAGCTAATTTCAAAAACAGAGACAATGGAAAGTATTACGAAAAGATGTTTGATGCCGCAATCAGAGTAAATCCGGATTTTATTGGAATTACATCATTCAATGAATGGCATGAAGGAACCCAGATAGAGCCTGCCATCCCTAAAAAATCAGGTGATTTCAAATATGAAGATTATGGGAAAGATCCATTATTTTATATTAAAGAAACAAAGCGTTTAACGGATAAATTTCTGAAAAAGAAATAA
- the lpxB gene encoding lipid-A-disaccharide synthase — MKYYIIAGEASGDLHGSNLMKALKQKDPNAEFRFWGGDLMKAQGGTLVKHYRDLAFMGFLEVVMNLRTILNNIKFCKEDIQKNRPDVLILVDYPGFNLRIARFAKELGIKVVYYISPQLWAWKEGRVEIIKKYVDEMMVILPFEEDFYRKHGVHSHFVGHPLLDAISDLQEISIENFKSEHGLNEKEIIALLPGSREQEVEKMLEIMLSVRPYFKNYQFVIAGAPSLPKEFYQKYVDDNVHFVSNKTYDLLRCSKAALVTSGTATLETALLNIPEVVCYRGSKISYAIAKRLVKNINYISLVNLIMDREVVKELIQNDLNTKNLVEELNKIIEGDKRTQVLNDYSLLREKLGGKGASAHAAEVILKV, encoded by the coding sequence ATGAAGTATTATATTATTGCAGGAGAAGCTTCAGGTGATTTGCACGGAAGCAACTTGATGAAAGCCCTAAAACAAAAGGATCCGAATGCGGAGTTCAGGTTTTGGGGAGGTGATCTGATGAAAGCTCAGGGCGGAACACTGGTAAAACATTACCGTGACCTTGCTTTTATGGGGTTTCTGGAAGTGGTGATGAATCTCAGAACCATTCTGAATAATATAAAATTCTGTAAAGAGGATATTCAGAAGAACAGGCCTGACGTTTTGATTTTAGTAGATTATCCTGGTTTCAATCTGAGAATTGCCAGATTTGCCAAAGAACTCGGGATCAAAGTCGTATATTATATTTCTCCACAGCTGTGGGCATGGAAAGAAGGCCGGGTAGAGATTATCAAAAAATACGTGGATGAAATGATGGTCATTCTTCCTTTTGAAGAAGACTTTTACAGAAAACATGGAGTTCATTCCCATTTTGTAGGTCATCCATTGCTGGATGCTATTTCAGATCTGCAGGAAATCAGTATTGAAAATTTCAAATCGGAGCATGGATTGAACGAAAAAGAAATTATTGCGTTGCTACCGGGTTCCAGAGAGCAGGAGGTGGAAAAGATGCTTGAAATAATGCTTTCAGTAAGACCATATTTTAAAAATTACCAGTTTGTAATTGCCGGAGCACCGAGTCTTCCTAAAGAATTTTATCAGAAATATGTGGATGACAATGTTCATTTTGTATCCAATAAAACATATGATTTGTTAAGATGTTCCAAAGCAGCTCTTGTTACTTCCGGAACAGCTACATTAGAAACGGCCTTGTTGAATATTCCTGAAGTGGTTTGCTATCGTGGAAGCAAGATATCCTATGCCATTGCTAAAAGATTAGTGAAAAACATCAATTATATTTCTTTAGTTAACCTGATCATGGACAGAGAAGTGGTGAAAGAACTTATTCAAAATGATCTGAATACTAAAAACCTGGTAGAAGAACTTAATAAAATCATAGAAGGAGACAAAAGAACACAGGTTCTGAATGACTACAGCCTTCTGAGAGAAAAATTGGGTGGAAAAGGAGCCAGTGCCCATGCTGCTGAGGTGATATTAAAAGTATAA
- a CDS encoding DUF2480 family protein translates to MSEEFEIRNKVAESGLINFDLSTLLPKGERKGIDLKDFLFQEMILKEKDFREKVEAIDTELYKDSYIYIYNSVDTIIPLWAYFVLTAKLTDVAKKIVFGSREDLDVILMHNAIQTHDFEEMRGKRVLVKGCSDKDIPENAYIELVEQLKPIVKSLMFGEACSNVPIIKN, encoded by the coding sequence ATGTCAGAAGAATTTGAAATCCGGAATAAAGTTGCCGAAAGCGGCCTTATCAATTTTGATCTATCCACTTTACTTCCAAAGGGAGAAAGAAAGGGAATTGACCTGAAAGATTTTCTTTTTCAGGAAATGATCCTGAAAGAAAAAGATTTTCGTGAAAAGGTAGAAGCTATAGATACTGAACTATACAAAGACTCATACATATATATTTACAATTCTGTAGATACTATTATCCCGCTTTGGGCTTATTTTGTATTAACTGCAAAACTTACTGATGTTGCCAAAAAAATAGTCTTCGGAAGCCGTGAGGATCTTGATGTTATTTTAATGCACAACGCCATTCAGACTCATGATTTTGAGGAAATGAGAGGCAAAAGAGTTCTGGTAAAAGGCTGTTCAGATAAAGATATTCCTGAAAATGCTTATATAGAACTGGTAGAACAGTTAAAACCAATTGTAAAATCTCTGATGTTTGGAGAAGCCTGTTCTAATGTGCCGATCATAAAGAACTAA
- a CDS encoding protein O-mannosyl-transferase family, which translates to MNKYLSALFLFIIFLGIYYFGSFSKIPFADCVGFVLSAEKGIWETTASATSHFLYINTVIFIKNLAGINAIEASRFLVVSSGAATVSVIYLTVKSISKTEWASLVAAFVFGFSFSFWRNAEIVEVYTYNSLWVSLFFFSVIKSFIEKKRIYILLSSLFLGISLWVHIQNILLIPSLLIFLFYFRNEKKYAVASLLIFTALFSSLFILNISQGLPFKSPYSSDQGTWVEDSLKKSTIQYVKDFFQSFAYLIYNFNLFTFFGVTGILLLYKTNRKMFFVFATGAVCVYGFSTFYAVSDNYVFFLPFNIIFALSIGYGLSSAKYARLKKFSWVCLLIPVGYLLFYKVVFLTEKGKEFHAFKEYKGGLDYYALPWMNNNAGILEFTIDKKQAPEPIDWMTISALEYIKVLKSKGYTEEQIRKL; encoded by the coding sequence ATGAACAAATATTTATCAGCCTTATTTTTGTTTATTATTTTTCTTGGTATCTACTATTTCGGAAGTTTTTCAAAAATTCCTTTTGCCGACTGTGTAGGATTTGTATTGAGTGCAGAAAAAGGGATATGGGAAACTACTGCTTCAGCAACAAGTCACTTTTTATATATTAACACTGTTATCTTCATTAAAAATCTGGCAGGTATTAATGCTATTGAAGCAAGCCGCTTTCTGGTTGTTTCTTCAGGAGCAGCAACAGTTTCTGTTATTTATCTTACGGTAAAAAGCATTTCAAAAACAGAATGGGCATCACTTGTAGCTGCTTTTGTTTTCGGTTTCAGTTTTTCGTTTTGGAGAAATGCAGAGATTGTAGAAGTATATACTTATAACTCTCTTTGGGTAAGCCTTTTTTTCTTTTCAGTTATAAAAAGCTTTATTGAAAAGAAAAGAATTTACATATTGTTAAGCAGTCTGTTTTTAGGAATCAGTTTATGGGTTCATATTCAAAACATACTGCTAATACCTTCTTTATTAATCTTCTTATTTTATTTTAGAAATGAAAAGAAATATGCAGTGGCTTCACTATTGATTTTCACAGCATTATTTAGCTCTTTATTTATTCTGAATATTTCCCAGGGACTCCCCTTCAAATCACCATATAGTTCTGATCAGGGAACATGGGTGGAAGATTCTTTGAAAAAAAGTACCATTCAGTATGTGAAAGATTTTTTCCAATCTTTTGCATATCTTATTTATAATTTCAATTTATTTACATTTTTCGGAGTCACAGGTATTCTGCTTTTATACAAGACTAATCGAAAAATGTTTTTTGTTTTTGCTACCGGAGCAGTATGTGTATATGGATTTTCCACGTTTTATGCTGTATCCGATAATTATGTGTTCTTTTTACCTTTCAATATTATTTTTGCGCTATCCATCGGGTATGGTCTTTCTTCAGCAAAGTATGCCCGTTTAAAAAAATTCTCCTGGGTATGCCTGTTGATTCCTGTGGGCTACCTCCTCTTTTATAAAGTTGTATTCTTAACAGAGAAAGGGAAAGAATTTCACGCATTTAAGGAGTACAAAGGCGGTCTGGATTATTATGCTCTTCCATGGATGAATAATAATGCAGGTATTCTGGAGTTCACCATTGATAAAAAGCAAGCACCCGAACCTATCGACTGGATGACAATAAGTGCTTTAGAATACATAAAGGTGCTAAAAAGCAAAGGTTATACAGAAGAACAGATCAGAAAACTTTAA
- a CDS encoding DUF937 domain-containing protein — MSLIDLLTGNTGNQVAEQAENKFGISKNQVIALLAVATPLIISYLRNKSQDAKEAEALNNALDKDHNGSILNDASQIEARQAEGGSILDHIFGGQKSTVENQLSQNTGISIDKIGPILAMLAPVVMGYIGQQKQQSNVGAGGLGDLLGGILGNASNQAQAQQSNPLNDILGSVLGGGTQSQSSGNPLNDILGSVLGGGGNQQQGGGGLGSILGNILGGK; from the coding sequence ATGAGTTTAATTGACCTACTTACAGGGAACACAGGCAACCAGGTTGCTGAACAGGCTGAAAACAAATTCGGAATCAGCAAAAACCAGGTAATTGCCCTATTGGCTGTAGCTACCCCTCTCATTATTTCTTATCTCAGAAATAAATCTCAGGACGCTAAAGAAGCAGAAGCTTTAAATAATGCTCTAGATAAAGACCATAACGGAAGTATTTTAAATGACGCTTCTCAGATTGAAGCAAGACAGGCTGAAGGCGGATCTATTCTTGATCATATCTTTGGGGGACAAAAAAGTACTGTTGAAAACCAGCTGTCACAAAACACAGGTATTTCAATTGACAAAATTGGTCCTATCCTTGCGATGCTGGCACCTGTAGTAATGGGATACATCGGACAGCAGAAACAACAGAGTAATGTAGGCGCAGGAGGTCTGGGAGATCTTTTAGGAGGAATTCTTGGAAATGCATCCAACCAGGCTCAGGCACAGCAGTCTAATCCTCTAAATGACATTCTTGGAAGTGTTTTAGGAGGAGGTACACAATCTCAATCATCAGGAAATCCATTGAATGATATACTTGGAAGTGTATTAGGCGGTGGTGGAAACCAACAACAAGGCGGAGGCGGCTTAGGCAGCATCCTTGGTAATATTCTTGGAGGTAAATAA
- a CDS encoding 30S ribosomal protein THX: MGKGDKKSRRGKINSGSYGKRRPKKASKSFAASEEKSKK; this comes from the coding sequence ATGGGAAAAGGAGACAAAAAATCAAGAAGAGGAAAAATCAATTCCGGAAGTTATGGTAAAAGAAGACCAAAAAAAGCCTCAAAATCTTTTGCTGCTTCTGAAGAAAAATCTAAAAAGTAA
- a CDS encoding MATE family efflux transporter, with translation MTKYVDFLKKAFSGEETDFTKVNIRSAVLLLAIPMMLEMAMESVFALVDLYFVGHLKESGFAIQTVGLTESVLSVMYSIAIGMSMAATALVARRIGEKNPEQASRSAAQVLLVSFVITFVLSLLGVIYAEEILILMGSKPEAAAYGKNFTRIMMSSSTIIMLLFLINGIFRGAGNAMIAMKSLWIANIANIILCPILIKGLGPVPALGLTGAALATTIGRSIGVIYQLYHLLVADTQIRIKIPYFKPNYELIKSIIKIATPGIFQFVIASCSWIFLAELVATTGGENASAGYQTALRLMMFFMLPAWGLSNAASTLVGQNMGANEMLRAEQSVMKTVKYNVIFMLIVSLVFIFMGNFLVGFFTQETAIKDFAKNALQIMSTGFIFYGIGMVMINAFNGAGDTWTPTWVNLFGFWLFQIPLAYFLSKYLDMGPKGVFISIPAAETLITIVAFILFKKGKWKTIKV, from the coding sequence ATGACAAAATATGTTGACTTTTTGAAAAAAGCGTTCAGCGGCGAAGAAACAGACTTTACGAAGGTGAATATCAGAAGTGCTGTATTGCTTTTAGCTATTCCAATGATGCTGGAAATGGCTATGGAATCTGTATTTGCCCTTGTTGATCTGTATTTTGTCGGACATCTGAAAGAAAGTGGTTTTGCTATTCAGACTGTAGGGCTTACCGAATCTGTGCTTTCGGTGATGTATTCTATTGCGATCGGTATGAGTATGGCGGCAACAGCTTTGGTGGCGAGACGAATCGGGGAGAAAAATCCGGAGCAGGCTTCCAGGAGTGCTGCACAGGTATTATTGGTTTCATTTGTTATTACTTTTGTTTTAAGTTTACTGGGAGTTATTTATGCTGAGGAAATCCTGATCCTGATGGGTTCAAAGCCTGAAGCAGCAGCTTATGGGAAAAATTTTACCAGGATTATGATGAGCAGCAGTACTATCATTATGCTTTTATTTTTAATTAACGGGATCTTCAGAGGAGCAGGAAATGCGATGATTGCGATGAAAAGTTTGTGGATTGCCAATATTGCCAATATTATCCTCTGCCCAATTTTGATAAAGGGCTTAGGACCTGTTCCTGCTTTGGGATTAACAGGGGCGGCTTTGGCAACAACAATAGGGCGAAGTATTGGGGTGATCTATCAGTTGTACCATCTTTTAGTGGCTGATACCCAAATCCGAATAAAGATTCCTTATTTTAAACCCAATTATGAATTAATCAAATCCATTATAAAGATTGCAACCCCGGGGATCTTTCAGTTTGTTATCGCTTCATGCAGCTGGATTTTCCTCGCAGAATTAGTAGCGACCACAGGAGGCGAAAATGCATCAGCCGGTTACCAGACAGCCTTAAGACTGATGATGTTCTTTATGCTTCCGGCCTGGGGACTAAGCAATGCAGCATCTACGCTGGTAGGGCAGAATATGGGGGCAAATGAAATGTTGAGAGCAGAACAGTCGGTAATGAAAACCGTGAAATATAATGTCATCTTTATGTTGATCGTAAGTCTGGTATTTATTTTTATGGGAAATTTTTTAGTTGGTTTTTTCACTCAGGAAACGGCTATTAAAGATTTTGCGAAAAATGCTCTTCAGATTATGAGTACAGGGTTTATTTTTTACGGAATCGGGATGGTCATGATTAATGCATTCAACGGGGCCGGAGATACATGGACTCCTACCTGGGTTAATCTTTTTGGATTCTGGCTGTTTCAGATTCCTCTGGCGTATTTTCTGTCAAAATATCTTGACATGGGCCCAAAAGGAGTTTTTATTTCAATTCCTGCTGCAGAAACATTGATTACAATAGTTGCTTTTATCTTATTCAAAAAAGGAAAATGGAAAACGATAAAAGTTTAA
- the aspS gene encoding aspartate--tRNA ligase: protein MFRSHTNGELSLKNLNEEVTLSGWVQTIRDKGFMIWVDLRDRYGITQLVFDQERSSAQLMEEAKKLGREFVIQATGRVIERVSKNPNIPTGEIEILVEKLTILNDSQLPPFTIEDETDGGEELRMKYRYLDIRRNPVKDKLIFRHKMAQKVRNYLSEEGFIEVETPVLIKSTPEGARDFVVPSRMNPGQFYALPQSPQTFKQLLMVGGMDKYFQIVKCFRDEDLRADRQPEFTQIDCEMAFVEQEDVMNVFEGMTKTLLKDITGQEFGDFPRMTFADAMRKYGNDKPDIRFGMEFVELNELVKGKDFKIFDDAELVVGINVEGCADYTRKQIDELVDWVKRPQVGASGMVWAKFQNDGVKTSSVNKFYNEEDLTKIIEKFGAKEGDLMLILSGNENKVRAQLSALRMELGNRLGLRKGNEFAPLWVVDFPLLEWDEDSERFHAMHHPFTSPKPEDIHLLETDPGKARANAYDMVLNGNEIGGGSIRIFDRDLQSKMFDLLGFTREEAEAQFGFLMNAFKYGAPPHGGLAFGFDRLVAILDGNEVIRDYIAFPKNNSGRDVMIDAPASIADAQLDELELQLNLKA, encoded by the coding sequence ATGTTTCGATCACACACCAACGGAGAGCTATCTCTGAAAAATCTGAATGAAGAAGTTACACTATCAGGATGGGTACAGACTATCCGTGATAAAGGATTTATGATTTGGGTAGATCTTCGAGATCGTTACGGAATTACCCAGCTGGTTTTTGACCAGGAGCGTTCTTCTGCACAACTAATGGAAGAAGCTAAAAAACTGGGCCGTGAATTTGTGATTCAGGCTACCGGAAGAGTTATTGAGAGAGTGAGCAAAAACCCTAATATTCCAACAGGGGAAATTGAAATTCTGGTAGAAAAGCTGACTATTCTGAACGATTCTCAGCTTCCTCCTTTCACCATTGAGGATGAAACAGACGGCGGTGAGGAATTAAGAATGAAATACCGCTACCTGGATATCAGAAGAAATCCGGTAAAAGATAAATTGATCTTCCGTCATAAAATGGCACAGAAAGTAAGGAATTATTTATCTGAAGAAGGTTTCATTGAAGTGGAAACACCTGTTTTGATCAAGTCTACTCCGGAAGGGGCAAGAGACTTTGTTGTACCAAGCAGAATGAATCCGGGGCAGTTTTATGCATTGCCGCAGTCTCCACAGACTTTCAAACAGCTCTTGATGGTAGGTGGAATGGATAAATATTTCCAGATTGTAAAATGTTTCCGTGATGAGGATTTAAGAGCTGACAGACAGCCGGAGTTTACACAGATCGACTGTGAAATGGCTTTCGTAGAGCAGGAAGATGTCATGAATGTATTCGAAGGAATGACTAAAACTCTTTTAAAAGATATTACAGGTCAGGAATTCGGAGATTTCCCAAGAATGACTTTCGCAGATGCGATGAGAAAATATGGAAATGACAAACCGGATATTCGTTTCGGAATGGAGTTCGTAGAACTGAATGAACTGGTAAAAGGAAAAGACTTTAAGATATTTGATGATGCAGAATTGGTTGTCGGAATCAATGTAGAAGGTTGTGCAGACTATACAAGAAAGCAGATTGACGAGCTTGTTGATTGGGTAAAACGTCCTCAGGTTGGAGCTTCAGGGATGGTTTGGGCTAAATTCCAGAATGATGGAGTGAAGACCTCATCGGTAAACAAATTCTACAATGAAGAAGACCTGACAAAGATCATCGAAAAATTCGGAGCAAAAGAAGGAGACTTAATGTTGATTCTTTCCGGAAACGAAAACAAAGTAAGAGCTCAGCTTTCTGCTTTAAGAATGGAACTTGGAAACCGTTTGGGATTGAGAAAAGGAAATGAGTTTGCACCACTTTGGGTAGTTGACTTCCCTCTATTGGAATGGGATGAAGACTCTGAAAGATTCCATGCAATGCACCACCCTTTCACATCTCCAAAACCGGAAGATATCCACTTATTGGAAACAGATCCAGGAAAAGCGAGAGCCAACGCTTATGATATGGTTCTGAACGGAAACGAAATCGGAGGTGGCTCTATCAGAATTTTTGATAGAGATCTTCAGTCTAAAATGTTTGATTTATTAGGATTTACCAGAGAAGAGGCAGAAGCTCAGTTTGGATTCCTGATGAATGCATTCAAATACGGGGCTCCGCCACATGGAGGTCTGGCATTTGGATTTGACCGTTTGGTAGCTATTCTTGATGGAAACGAAGTCATCAGAGATTATATCGCATTCCCTAAGAACAACTCAGGACGAGATGTAATGATCGACGCGCCTGCTTCTATTGCGGATGCACAGCTCGATGAATTGGAATTACAATTGAATTTAAAAGCATAA
- a CDS encoding M12 family metallopeptidase has translation MKSKLLLLSVCLVLALNSCRSDIENTQTDSMDHTTMNLDNAKIHKFLIDGNYTYVNEVNGEYFYADDITISSEQFNKLKMQANSEISTVEKSTIVSSFIKTWPNATVYYTLPSQGSLSTQNYNTFLTNINKAFDMISSQTSMQFVERTNQTEYITFTYTTSNSSPLGWQKNRVNGIKIYNITYPAIIAHEIMHSMGIMHEQCRPDRDQYIIVDVNKAVEGSRHNFNLYNDYAGHGAFDFGSVMMYQSTDFAINPSQPVMTKLDGSTFTKQRTGLSAGDYAGINHLYGPVNTTSAINGTYTMRTALANDKNIDITGSSTTDGTNIILYSASTGNNQRFTFSKSDHGYYIIKSILDPAKVLTVKGNGTTNGTAVELRTNSNTDSQKWLLFNLGNNGFGFAPKNAPALRLEVKDGLTANLTPIVIGTTDQTVQPSTKQRFILTKVN, from the coding sequence ATGAAAAGCAAACTATTACTATTATCAGTATGCCTTGTTTTGGCACTTAACTCATGTAGGTCTGACATTGAAAATACACAAACAGATTCAATGGATCATACAACGATGAACTTAGACAATGCAAAGATTCACAAATTTTTAATTGACGGAAATTACACGTATGTGAATGAAGTAAATGGAGAGTATTTTTATGCAGATGATATTACTATCAGCTCCGAGCAGTTTAATAAATTAAAGATGCAGGCCAATTCTGAAATATCAACAGTTGAGAAAAGTACAATTGTAAGCTCTTTTATTAAGACATGGCCGAATGCAACAGTCTATTATACATTACCCAGCCAGGGAAGTCTGAGTACTCAGAATTATAATACGTTCCTTACCAATATCAACAAAGCGTTTGATATGATCTCTTCCCAAACCAGCATGCAGTTTGTTGAACGTACCAATCAAACAGAATATATCACCTTTACTTACACAACGAGTAACAGCTCACCACTAGGATGGCAGAAAAATAGAGTTAACGGTATTAAAATTTATAACATTACTTATCCCGCAATTATTGCTCACGAAATCATGCACTCAATGGGAATCATGCATGAGCAGTGCCGCCCGGACAGAGATCAGTATATTATTGTAGATGTTAACAAAGCTGTAGAAGGAAGCCGTCATAACTTCAATCTTTATAATGATTATGCAGGACACGGCGCATTTGATTTCGGTTCAGTCATGATGTATCAATCTACGGACTTTGCTATAAACCCAAGTCAGCCCGTAATGACTAAGCTGGACGGATCTACTTTTACAAAGCAAAGAACAGGATTATCTGCCGGTGATTATGCAGGAATAAATCATTTGTACGGGCCTGTGAATACCACTTCTGCAATCAACGGAACTTACACAATGAGAACAGCTTTAGCGAATGATAAAAATATAGATATTACCGGAAGTTCTACTACAGATGGCACCAATATTATTCTGTATTCAGCTTCTACAGGGAATAACCAGAGATTTACTTTTAGCAAATCGGATCATGGATATTATATCATCAAATCTATACTGGATCCTGCAAAGGTATTAACCGTAAAAGGTAACGGAACAACGAATGGAACAGCTGTTGAATTAAGAACCAACTCCAATACAGATTCTCAGAAATGGTTATTATTCAATCTGGGAAACAATGGCTTTGGATTTGCTCCTAAGAATGCTCCAGCACTGAGATTAGAGGTAAAAGATGGCTTAACAGCTAATCTTACACCAATTGTAATCGGCACTACGGACCAAACGGTTCAGCCTTCTACAAAGCAACGCTTTATACTTACAAAAGTTAACTAA
- a CDS encoding adenylosuccinate synthase, translating into MDIVLGLQWGDEGKGKFIDLISENYDITARFNGGSNAGHSIERNGRRITLKMIPSGIFMKGVQNVIGTGTVLDPVSFKKEIANLQAFDETVQPETNVIISLKAHFVLPTHKLLDVFMEESPDYTTIGTTKNGIAQAYSNKILRQNVRVGDMFAPDFKSRVQHILERDYKMLAEGNMELPSLEEISNEFFEAIDFLKRFKCTETEIYLNKALAEGKTILAEGSQAAMLDIDHGTYPYVTSSSTTASGASSGLGVSPKKIGEVFGIAKAYCTRVGNGVFPTELFDELGEEIRTKGNEFGSNTGRPRRTGWLDLPALKYAVMINGVTQLVLTKADVLSGLPSVAVCTHYELEGGNTVEVSGLLSEKGKPILKWMNGWNADFSTMKSPSELPKEVNEFLSFLESELGIPVAYLSTGPGREQMLKLTIK; encoded by the coding sequence ATGGATATTGTATTAGGATTACAATGGGGAGATGAAGGTAAGGGGAAGTTTATTGATCTTATCAGTGAAAATTATGACATTACAGCGCGTTTTAATGGCGGATCTAATGCTGGACACAGTATAGAAAGGAATGGGCGAAGAATCACTCTTAAAATGATTCCTTCTGGGATCTTCATGAAAGGGGTACAGAATGTGATTGGTACGGGAACTGTTTTAGATCCTGTAAGCTTTAAAAAAGAAATTGCAAATCTTCAGGCTTTTGATGAGACAGTTCAGCCAGAAACGAATGTGATTATTTCATTGAAAGCTCACTTTGTATTACCTACTCATAAGCTCCTGGATGTTTTTATGGAGGAGAGTCCTGATTATACAACTATCGGAACTACGAAAAACGGAATTGCACAGGCGTATTCAAATAAAATTTTAAGACAGAATGTAAGAGTAGGAGATATGTTTGCTCCTGACTTTAAAAGCAGAGTACAGCATATTTTAGAGAGAGATTACAAAATGCTTGCAGAAGGGAATATGGAGCTTCCTTCTTTGGAAGAAATAAGTAATGAGTTTTTTGAAGCAATAGATTTTCTGAAGAGATTCAAATGTACTGAAACTGAAATATACCTGAATAAGGCTTTGGCGGAAGGAAAAACAATATTAGCAGAAGGATCTCAGGCCGCAATGCTGGATATTGATCACGGAACCTATCCTTATGTTACTTCTTCTTCCACAACAGCTTCAGGGGCGAGCAGCGGATTAGGTGTTTCACCGAAAAAGATCGGTGAGGTGTTTGGGATTGCCAAAGCATATTGTACACGAGTGGGGAACGGAGTATTTCCTACAGAATTATTTGATGAATTAGGTGAAGAGATCAGAACAAAAGGAAATGAGTTTGGTTCCAATACCGGACGTCCGAGAAGAACAGGCTGGCTGGATTTACCTGCTTTAAAGTACGCCGTTATGATCAATGGAGTCACTCAGCTGGTTCTGACTAAAGCTGATGTTTTAAGCGGGTTGCCCTCTGTAGCGGTTTGTACCCATTATGAACTGGAAGGTGGAAATACAGTTGAAGTTTCAGGGTTGCTTTCTGAAAAAGGAAAACCAATCCTGAAATGGATGAATGGTTGGAATGCTGATTTTTCTACGATGAAAAGTCCCTCAGAGTTGCCAAAAGAAGTGAATGAGTTTCTATCTTTTTTGGAATCGGAATTAGGTATTCCAGTGGCATATCTTTCCACTGGGCCTGGAAGGGAGCAGATGTTGAAATTAACCATTAAATAA